A window of the Motacilla alba alba isolate MOTALB_02 chromosome 17, Motacilla_alba_V1.0_pri, whole genome shotgun sequence genome harbors these coding sequences:
- the GTF3C4 gene encoding general transcription factor 3C polypeptide 4, whose product MAAAAAAAAAVAGREEPPLGLEAAAEEAAAAAAASAGFRLTAVRREPAVRLQHGASGLEPLAWSEDHRVSVSTARSIAVLEQLSDVHSGGQDMVIHRTAVPAPGAACMLKVGPKKEVAECKEKFASSVDPTVSQTFMLDRVFNPEGKSLTPMRGFKYSSWSPLGCDANGRCLLAALTMDNRLTIHANLNRLQWVQLVDLTELYGERLLEAGYRLCKADTPCGELGDFPEFQRRHSMQAPVRMEWSGICTTQQVKHNNECRDVGSVLLAVLFENGNIAVWQFQLPFLGKESITSCNTIESGISSPSVLSWWEYEHNNRKMSGLIVGSAYGPVKIIPVNLKAVKGYFTLRQPVVLWQEMDQLPVHSIKCIPLYHPYQKCSCSLVVAARGPYVFWCLLLISKAGLNVHNSHVTGLHSLPIVSMTADKQNGTVYTCSSDGKVRQLIPIFTDVALKFEHQLIKLSEVFGCVRTHGIAVSPCGAYLAVITTEGMANGLHPVNKNYQVQFVTLKTFEEAAAQLLESSVQNLFRQVDLTDLVRWKILKDKHIPQFLQEALDKKIESCGSTYFWRFKLFLLRILYQSMQKAPSEVTWRPSHEDAKILISDSPGMGSTEDDQEEGTSKQASKQSLGDAGKGGDIDDTAEDSLHQSSDAGGREPMVEKLLEIQAQIEAVEMHLTREHMKRVLGEVYLHTWITENTSIPTRGVCDFLMSDDGYDDRTARVLIGHILKKMNKQTFPEHCSLCKEILPFTDRKQAVCSNGHIWLRCFLTYQSCQSLVYRRCLLHDSIARHPTPEDPEWIKRLLQGPCTFCDSPVF is encoded by the exons atggcggcggcggcggcggcggcggcagcagtGGCGGGGCGGGAGGAGCCGCCGCTGGGGCTCGAGGCGGCCgcggaggaggcggcggcggcggcggcagcgagCGCCGGGTTCCGGCTCACGGCGGTGCGGCGAGAGCCGGCGGTGCGGCTGCAGCACGGCGCCAGCGGGCTGGAGCCGCTGGCCTGGTCCGAGGACCACCGGGTGTCGGTGAGCACGGCCCGCAGCATCGccgtgctggagcagctcagcgACGTGCACAGCGGCGGGCAGGACATGGTCATCCACCGCACCGCCGTGCCCGCGCCCGGCGCCGCCTGCATGCTCAAG GTTGGCCCAAAGAAGGAGGTGGCTGAGTGCAAGGAGAAATTCGCCAGCTCAGTGGATCCCACCGTCAGCCAGACATTTATGCTGGACCGAGTGTTCAACCCCGAGGGGAAGTCCCTGACGCCCATGCGGGGTTTCAAATATTCCAGCTGGTCCCCTCTGGGCTGCGACGCCAACGGGAGGtgcctgctggcagccctgaCCATGGACAACCGCCTGACCATCCACGCCAACCTCAACCggctgcagtgggtgcagctGGTGGACCTGACCGAGCTCTACGGCGAGCGCCTCTTGGAGGCCGGGTACAGACTGTGCAAGGCCGACACCCCCTGCGGGGAGCTGGGAGACTTCCCCGAGTTCCAGCGGCGGCACAGCATGCAGGCCCCCGTGCGCATGGAGTGGTCGGGCATCTGCACCACCCAGCAGGTCAAGCACAACAACGAGTGCCGCGACGTGGGCAgcgtgctgctggcagtgctcttcgAGAACGGGAACATCGCCGTGTGGCAGTTCCAGCTGCCCTTCCTGGGGAAGGAATCCATCACCTCCTGCAATACCATCGAGTCGGGAATAAGCTCCCCCAGCGTGCTGTCGTGGTGGGAGTACGAGCACAACAACCGGAAGATGAGCGGGCTGATCGTGGGGAGCGCGTACGGCCCGGTGAAGATCATCCCTGTCAACCTCAAGGCGGTCAAAGGCTACTTCACGCTGAGGCAGCCCGTGGTCCTGTGGCAGGAGATGGACCAGCTGCCCGTGCACAGCATCAAATGCATCCCTCTCTACCACCCTTAccagaaatgcagctgcagcctggtggTGGCTGCGAGGGGCCCTTACGTGTTCTGGTGCCTCCTGCTGATATCCAAAGCGGGGCTGAACGTGCACAACTCCCACGTGACGGGGCTCCACTCCTTGCCCATCGTCTCCATGACCGCCGACAAGCAGAACGGCACTGTGTACACCTGCTCCAGCGACGGCAAGGTCAGGCAGCTCATCCCCATATTCACAGACGTTGCTCTGAAGTTTGAGCACCAGCTGATAAAGCTCTCGGAGGTGTTTGGCTGTGTCAGGACTCACGGAATCGCTGTCAGCCCCTGTGGGGCGTACCTGGCGGTCATCACCACCGAGGGCATGGCCAACGGGCTGCACCCGGTCAACAAAAACTACCAAGTTCAGTTTGTCACCCTCAAGACTTTTGAGGAGGCAGCCGCACAGCTCTTGGAATCTTCTGTTCAGAACCTTTTCCGGCAAGTGGACTTGACGGATCTTGTACGCTGGAAAATCTTGAAGGATAAGCACATTCCCCAGTTCTTACAGGAGGCGCTGGATAAAAAGATAGAGAGCTGTGGCTCCACTTACTTCTGGAGGTTTAAGTTGTTTCTCTTGAGGATTTTGTACCAGTCGATGCAGAAAGCCCCCTCAGAGGTCACGTGGAGACCTTCACACGAGGATGCCAAAATCTTGATATCAGATTCCCCCGGGATGGGCAGCACTGAAGATGATCAAGAGGAAGGAACTTCGAAACAAGCCAGcaagcagagcctgggggaCGCGGGCAAAGGTGGGGACATTGATGACACTGCAGAGGATTCTCTCCATCAGTCAAGTGACGCTGGAGGCCGTGAGCCAATGGTAGAAAAGCTGCTTGAAATACAGGCACAGATTGAGGCCGTAGAAATGCACTTGACACGAGAACACATGAAACGGGTGCTGGGAGAAGTTTACCTGCACACGTGGATTACAGAGAACACCAGCATTCCCACCAGAGGAGTCTGTGACTTCCTAATGTCTGACGACGGCTACGATGACAGAACAGCACGA GTGCTGATTGGGCACATCCTGAAGAAGATGAACAAGCAGACCTTCCCCGAGCACTGCAGTTTGTGCAAGGAGATCCTGCCCTTCACCGACCGCAAACAGGCCGTCTGCTCCAACGGCCACATTTGGCTCAG gTGCTTTCTAACCTACCAGTCCTGCCAGAGTTTGGTGTACAGGAGGTGTTTGCTTCATGACAGCATTGCACGGCACCCAACCCCTGAAG ATCCTGAATGGATCAAGAGGTTATTGCAGGGACCTTGCACCTTCTGTGATTCTCCCGTGTTCTAG
- the DDX31 gene encoding probable ATP-dependent RNA helicase DDX31 isoform X2 → MAAGVGMRGLGRQSGALKRKLQAPPGNPPVKRKRKLSINTFRKGATEADRREEGRSSQKTVPKKQLTDKQNESQKNKPFIKTSSLFKNNPDIPEIHRKEVQQVQENVFTTDSFSQLDLHPHLISTINTVLNICSMTSVQKQTIPVLLQGRDALVRSQTGSGKTLAYGIPLVQSLQGMESKIQRSDGPYALVLVPTRELALQSFDTIQKLLKPFTWIVPGVLMGGEKRKSEKARLRKGINILISTPGRLVDHIRSTECIHFRRTQWLIIDEADRILDLGFEKDVAVILNALNAERETRQNVLLSATLTEGVTRLADISLNDPVSISIADEIQKVPKPASQTDREASSSSNCMEQENFAVPETLQQYVMVVPSKLRLVTLAAFILQKCKFEKRHKMIIFFSSCEQVEFYHELLVKVLAGGPESEQPGHSPLSSVSLHFLRLHGNMEQEERTEVFQEFLKSKTGILLCTDVAARGLDLPQVTWIVQYNAPASPAEYIHRIGRTARIGCRGSSLLVLAPSEAEYVSLLASHKINVSELKMEKVLASLMKDDRFKLHRPGSKLINNVIVHTHCASGLGSARTGF, encoded by the exons ATGGCGGCGGGCGTGGGGATGCGCGGCCTCGGCAGG CAATCTGGTGCTCTGAAAAGGAAGCTCCAGGCACCACCTGGAAACCCACCCGTGAAACGAAAACGTAAATTATCCATAAACACCTTCAGGAAGGGTGCCACAGAGGCTgacaggagggaggagggaaggtcGTCACAAAAAACTGTTCCTAAGAAGCAGCTGACTGACAAACAGAATGAAAGCCAGAAGAACAAACCTTTCATCAAGACATCCAGCCTGTTTAAAAACAACCCAGACATCCCAGAAATTCACAG GAAAGAAGTGCAGCAGGTGCAAGAAAATGTCTTCACTACAGATTCCTTCAGCCAGCTGGACCTCCACCCACATCTG ATCTCCACAATAAACACTGTCCTAAACATATGCAGCATGACTAG TGTTCAGAAGCAAACGattcctgtgctcctgcaagGCAGAGATGCCCTGGTGAGATCTCAGACTGGTTCAG GTAAAACTCTTGCCTATGGGATTCCACTTGTGCAGTCTTTGCAGGGAATGGAATCCAAAATACAG CGCAGTGACGGCCCCTACGCGCTCGTGCTCGTCCCAACCAGGGAG CTTGCACTCCAAAGTTTTGATACAATCCAGAAACTACTTAAG cCATTTACCTGGATTGTGCCTGGAGTGCTAATggggggagaaaagagaaaatcagaaaaagccAG GTTACGGAAAGGGATAAATATCCTCATCTCCACTCCTGGCCGCCTGGTTGATCACATCAGGTCCACGGAATGTATTCATTTCCGTCGCACCCAGTGGCTGATTATTGATGAAGCAGACAG GATCCTGGACCTGGGCTTTGAGAAGGATGTGGCTGTGATCCTCAATGCTTTAAATGCTGAGAGAGAGACACGTCAGAATGTGCTGCTGTCAGCCACCCTCACCGAAG GAGTGACACGCCTGGCTGATATCAGCTTGAATGACCCCGTCAGCATTTCCATAGCAGATGAAATCCAGAAGGTGCCTAAACCAGCATCACAAACAGATCGGGAAGCCAGCAGTTCATCAAACTGCATGGAGCAGGAAAACTTTGCTGTTCCAGAGACACTCCAGCAGTATGTCATGGTGGTCCCCAGCAAACTGAGGCTTGTCACGTTAGCAGCTTTTATCCTGCAGAAATGCAAG TTTGAAAAGCGCCACAAGATGATCatctttttctccagctgtgaaCAAGTGGAATTCTACCACGAGCTCCTTGTAAAGGTCCTTGCAGGAGGGCCAGAGTCAGAACAACCTGGACATTCACCCCTCTCCTCTGTGAGCTTACATTTTCTGCGTCTGCACGGCAACATGGAACAGGAA GAAAGGACAGAGGTCTTCCAAGAGTTCCTAAAATCCAAGACTGGCATCTTGCTTTGCACT GATGTAGCAGCACGGGGGCTGGACCTGCCTCAAGTGACGTGGATTGTACAG TACAACGCTCCGGCTTCACCTGCGGAATACATCCACCGGATCGGGAGGACGGCGCGCATCGGCTGCCGCGGGAGCAGCCTGCTCGTGCTGGCGCCTTCGGAGGCAGAATATGTCAGCTTGCTGGCTTCTCACAAGATTAA TGTTTCAGAGCTGAAGATGGAGAAGGTGTTAGCCAGCCTGATGAAAGATGATCGCTTCAAGCTGCACAGACCAGGAAGCAAG